The Pocillopora verrucosa isolate sample1 chromosome 9, ASM3666991v2, whole genome shotgun sequence genome includes the window CTCAATCAAAAGATTAAGTAGCCTACTCTTTCTatggaaagtaaatttaaaataacagaaaCATTCCTTTCAAAGTAATTGCGTATGTTTTAAACACGTACAACGTTTAACGCCAGCTAAACTGGACTAAATGATATATGGTTGAAAGGAACACAATGGGCATTCAAGGCTGCCTAGAACTACCGCGATGTTTCTTAAGAGGCTTTTTATACAGCTCTTACTCTACTGTCAAGTTAACGCAGCCGAGACCATTTTGCtagaaaatgtttcatttagtTCACCGGCCAGTATGTGTATAGAATCTCGATCTTCATTGTTTTTGCCTCTTAAATAATATTAAGATTTGTAGGCATAGTCTAAACGAAGCAGCAGCTGATCAGTAGGAGACGATCGTGGtcaaaatgaaagtttaatgTGAGTCACAAAATGACAAAACACTCACTTGTTACATAAGCTGAGCGAAGAACtagacaatcaagagctgctctTCATGATATACTGTATATAGCAATAAACAACTAGAACACTTACATGTTGGTCTCACAGAATCTTCCCGCGGGTATATAAAGACTCCAGAAGTGTTGCAATTTCCAACTCAACAGAAAATCACACCGTCACAAGTGACATTTAGCGGCTCGGGAAGCACAATCATTTCTCAGTATTTATTTTGCATCATATGACTCTGTAATGTGCTCTAAATATAAACACCAACACTGCTAACTGATAACAGTTTATGTCATTTTGAAATGTACGCCAAAtcggttaaaaaaataaaaaaataaaaaaataaaaaactttgcCAAACCAATGACAAAAGATTTATGTTGTCACCTGACTGAATTGATGGTTAACTGCcggtttgatgctacactgtgCATTTTTTACATTGTGCATTTTGTGAGGGAGAGGAGACTGAGATACTGGCATGACAAAAGCGAAATCCTGGCGCAAGCCCAGTGGTGGGACTTCTCATTAATACAGTGATATTAGAAGGAACAAATTGTCGCTTGGAGACCGGATAAGGAAAGGTAAACAGTGTGCAGATTGTGTAATAAAGTCAATGATATACTTCTGTGATGTACAAAGCAAACGGTGTGTGACATGCTAATTGTCAACACGTTGCTTGGTTTCCCTTTAACAAAGGCCAATCACTAGGAGATGcaaatttggtaaaaaaaataacttcgTGCAATGCATACTAAAACAGTGCAACATTGTTTGGTGGGGACTGTTAGTTTACTTCGAGTAAATGCATTCGCTGGTCAAGAGCCACTGATTTGTCCCAACACATTAGGGAATATCTCATTGTTCATTTGCCTCTGCTTGTTGGATTCGGAGTATGGCTCTATTCGCGGAACATCTATGTCTAACAAATGTAGTCTTCGCAGTTCTGCTTGTGTTTATGATTTATCTGTTGGTCGAGTTTTACCAATTCAGAGGAATGCCCCCAGGTCCACGATTAACAAACCTTCCTTTCATCGGAAACCTTTTCAGCTTTGATTTTGATGCGACAACCTTCCAAGATGCCGTCGTCAGGTAAACACTGTTTTTCTGCTGCCCAATAGCAATTAAGGCCCTCAGCATAAGTTTGCAGTAATTAACGTCttatcgtttttgtttttgttttgtttttgagaaTAACCTGAACCAAGCGCAAATGAACTTAAGGCAAAAAgaattttctctcaaaatgCCGTTGACTTGCTTTCCATCTATATACATTCTAATGGCATGCACAAATTAGCTCACGCCGTGACAATTATGCAGCGCCACGATAATAGCTGGTATGTTGTTAAAGGTTATGCGGTAGAGAGACAAGAGAATTTGGAGTAATATTATATTTACTGTACCATAACTCTATACTTTTATCCATTTTCCTTACAACGCGAAAGCTTCAATAAACAAGTCACGCCTGACCGAGAGAGAGGTTGAAATTAGAGCtatttcgttttaaaaattcCATCCTTAGACTAAGAATGAATTAATTAGGTTTCAATACTCATAACGATAGGCCTAAAAAGTTATCATTCAAGGATAAATGTTGTTCATATTGTGATAGCTTGCGAAAGAAATATGGAAGACTGTTCTCCCTAAAGCTCGGAAGCTACAAGTTTGTTATCGCCGGTTCAACAGAAGCTGTCCGGGAGGTGCTGGTGACAAAGTCTTCCGAATACGGTGGAAGACCTAAGACCTACAGTTTGAGAACGTTAAGCCTTGGTAAGTATTCTGAGGGATTCTTTAAGGGAGACACATCTGTAAGAATCGTGTCATTAACCTGAGGGGCCAAAATCATTTCATTCTTTGGGTCATATGCAAAATGCCCCTACTATCCTCTATCAAGATCAAGATTAAAAGCACCTGTCCTTTCCTGACTCTCCTCAAGCATATATAACTTGCTGCTTTATTGCAACCTGTTTTTGTTTGGAGAATGTGTCTAGTGTGTCTGTTCGCTTGTTTTTTGTGTCCGTGTGACCGTATTTTatcatcgttattattattattattattattattgtatcagttgtctattttattttatctatgTTCATTACTAATAGTTCGCACATGACTGATGTAATTTTAGTACTAGTTAGGGAGCAAGCTCGAAGTCATTAGCCCCATGGTTCCTATGATAGGAGCTGAGTACCTGTAAATTGAGGCGCGACTGGAATGAAGTGGGGCGCACACCTACAGGGGAGCTAATATACCGGATCTTATGTAACCGTTTGCACGATTTTATTcgtttgaaataaattagttattttgaaactgaaaacgCAAAACGAAACAATGGTTTCCACATAACCTTCCTcgcaagggaaaaaaaatgacaagctCATATATAAATATTGCAGATTTTATCTGGCGAAATAAACAAATCTATCGCATTTTGCTTTCGTTCGTTAGGCTTCAAGAACATAGCTTTCACTGACGGCTTGTCGTGGAAAATTCATCGCCGTATCCTTATCTCTGCCCTAAGACAGCACATTTCCAACACAGCCTTCATTGAAGAGAGAGTGACTTACACGGCTTCGAAACTTTTGCGATTTCTTGAGGAACAGCAACAGAAGGACTTTGATCCCGCTGATTTTCTAAACCAGTGTATTGTCGAGGTCCTGGGGCGAATAATATTTGGAAATGATTGGGACCTCAGCGATCCTCAAATTAATGACTTAATCCATAGAAACGAACTCGGTCTAAAAAGCTATAAAGACTTCCAAGCCATGATGTTTCTGGACTTTTTTCCCCTAAGCCAATTATTTCCTTTCAGTTCGCGGAAAAAAATATTCGGCATATTTCTTTCCACTCTGGAGATCATCCGCCTCAAATTGAGAGAACGAATGGTAACTTTCGATCCCCAGGTACCCAGTTCCAATTTGATGGATGCGTTACTGCATGCCCAGAAGGAAGCTATGGAAGAGACCGAGACCAATGAAATCAAGGCTTCCCTTTTCTCTGAAGATCATCTTATTAACACTATACAGGACATGCTAACAGCTGGTTACGAGACTACTGCGCATGCACTGATATTTGCATTAGGCTATTTGGTTCAGTACCCCGATTACCAATATGATATTCAGAAACAACTGGATGACGTCGTTGGTCGACGTCGCATGCCACAATTGGAGGATCGCCCCAGACTGCCTCTTATCCATGCTACCATAATGGAAAGCTTAAGACTGGGTAACGTAGTACCCCAAGCTTTACCACACCGAGCTACACGAGACACCTTCCTGTGTGGTTATAGAGTGCCTAAGGATACTATCGTATATCCAGACACGGAAGCAATACATCTTGATCCTGCTTGCTGGAAGGAGCCGAGGCTCTTCAACCCTTATCGCCATCTCGATAAAGATGGCAATTTGATAACAAATCAGGGAAATTTTTATCCGTTTGGAGCAGGACGCCGTGTGTGTCCAGGCGAGACTCTTGCTAAATTGGAAATGTTTGTTCTCTTGTCTTGGATGCTTCACAAGTTTACGTTTCTTCCTGAGGAAGGCAAGGGCCCACCTACAATAACGCATCGAAGAGCAATCACACAGTATCCAGCTCCTTTTAAGATCAGGGCTATGAAGAGAAACTGAATAAATATCAGCATTTAAAGAGAAAACGTAATATAGGAATATTTAATCAAAATTCCAGTTCaacctggaaacagtggacaagaagagccatcCCGTGGATTGCCCACTGCTAAATTTTCAATATTAGTATCACTCCCATTATTCATTAGACAACTAGCTTATGATCTGAACTAATACGAATAGCAATCGTGAGCGAATGATTTAATATCTATAGTATAATCCTATAATTTCCTCAAAGAGTAACGGGGACATAtcaattaagtttaatttctgttgtgcaGCCTCGTCAGTAAAGGGTACACTCGCAAAAAGGGGAAAGGTGTCAATTACTTTTGATCAATACAGTGAGAGCTTTCTTATTCTGTCATCTTTACGTTTCACGACAGAAACAATTCGATTTGTGTCGCTTGAATAGAAACTCGAGGATTATCAGCCCAATGTAGTTGTAATGTATTGCCGAGACAAAGAATACAACTAAGAATTAGCAGTGGGAATTTACCcaaacacaaaattaatttgggAGCCATTAGAACAACATTGCCTTACAAAATATATACAGAACGAAGGAAACTCATCAGCTAGTGGCAAAATCATGTCTCCCCAAATGTTGTAAATAAAAGGTGTTTCCGTACCATTCAGTTCATTCTCGCCCTAAAAGCTTCACTTATTTCTTTGTTCCATCACATGAAGCCACAAGTGGCAACGAACAGATGTTTAAGGCACTGAACAACATATACACCCCAGTTCTAAAGCTAATGAAGTTCTTCGAATCCTATGACGGACATACAAACTTGAAGCAGTTCGAACACATGCCAGctgcaaaacatatttttttgcaaatataCTGCGGCTCGAtgatgtttctttaatttctcatctttacttcttttttctGAGGAATTTCATCCTTTAAAGGTGGAAAGTCACAAACTATCTGAGGTAGTCGAGTTTTCAGACAAGATACTCTCATCGTTTCTCCTCGGAATCATAATCATGTATAAGTTTTTAAAACGTCTTTATTCTAACAGACGACATGGACCCAGTAACCCTTGCAATAACTCTATGCaggcaacaacaacaacaacaacagcatttatttaaacacgataaaaaattcagcaaaagctgatgtggtcgtgtacggacaataaaactaaattcctaactaaatccaataaaactaaattcctaactaattataagaagactagtgtaagatttctacatattttcaacaataaaaattctacatagtacatcattataacatacgtggcttaaaaatacacttgagtgactttttaaaagcgtcaacgtcttgaattgatctcatttgattttccagagcGTTCCACCGAGTAATTGACTTGTATGAGCATGATTTCTTGACCATATCGGTCTTAGGTCTAGGtaacttaaatgtcattttcctcctGAAGTCGTAGCTACTTACATACTTTTCAAAGTGACGGCTCATAGGACGTGGCAAAAGATTATAATAAGCAAAAGATTATAATAAGCCTAATAAGCCTAGGCGTCTGATTGCAGCAACTGTTTTATTGCTAGTCCTTTATTTTGGATCTAAAGTGAGCGAAAAGGTATATTTCCGTGAAAAACATCTAGTCATCGTTTCATCTGccatttaaatttcaaatagaCTTCGAGACCACTTGATACTATGACATTGGAGTTACgtcaaaatattccttttttaattaaaatactaagtattttaacaattttgtaaCCTTCTTTTTCAGATTCATAAGCtgtaatttgaaaggaaatgcGAGCAGCGTGTATTTAACGATCAAACAAACAGTCCGTATTCCAAAGCACGAAGagcttttttattactttttcagttttttaaaaatcattgaatGCAAAATCactaaccaaaaaaaaaaaaaaaaaaaaaaaatggtagatAAAGACGTCGATAATTTGTcgtgagtttaaaaaaaaaattatgaaatttgaTTTCTCCTCTTCGTCGCGGACTACTTATCCGTTCCAAGAGAAATTTACGAATATACCCTGAGGAGAACTTATCAATTTGTAATGGCAATAACTGAATTTGTACCTGACATGCATCAATCATTCATAGCTAGAAGATTAAGCAAAAAGCTCGTAGTCGGCAGGAATCGGTGTTTTGCCTGAGCATAGAGACTCGATCATCAGATTCCTTACCTTTTGGAGTTTTCACGTGGATTCTTTGTGCATCACTCTCAAAGTACCATCCCTAAATACCGAGATGCTTCACAATTacttgaaaagttttcattgtATAAATATAACTCATGAACGTGCTTTTCGGAATCCTCCTGCGATTGAGTGCCATACTATTTCTTTCATGTAGGACTAAATATGGAAGAAAAGTGAGAACCTCTCATCGATAACCGCGATCGTATCTCTGAAAAAGAGTTACGTCCATAAAGAATaatttgcaatttaaaaaagaaaaaagaagaggaaaaaagtaattatgcaaaacaaatattaattttttttctttcttttctttttttcttttaatgatgGTTCTTAAATTTTGCAGTGCATATTATAACTAAACCGAATTTTAATGTCGGGAGAAAAATGAATATAATAAATGTCTCCCGAAGACACTTTACAGGCCTAAGTTAACTGAAATCATCATTACTATATTTGAGCTTGCCATTGACATGTACTTATCATTTATTggcaagaaaattaaaaaaagacagcATGTGGTGTGAGGAacacttaaaacaaaacttaacaatctcatataaaatattaaaaacttaAGGTCTCTTTCTTTATGTAAGGGTTAATATTATAAACTTGTCGAAAGGTTTGAACACAAAATATAAGATGGTGTTCCCCTTGGCGTGAGAAGTGCTTAAAGGaacctttttgcttttttttgccGTCAtcatcgttgttgttgtttttcatttttggtgCACTCTGCTTTCAGCCATGAGTATGAAATATAAGTTGTGTGAGAAAAAGCTAATATTTTGATATAAGTTATTTATGAATCACTGAAAAGAGCTAAATAGAACTGAAGCATTTTGAGAAATACATGACGCTTTCAATAATTAAAGGAAATTAAGTCACTGAAACACAATTAACATCAAAGACAAACCGCTACCAGCCGCAGTTagaaagttctttttttatttactttagaTTTGAGATACTGAAAAACTTGACAGGATCTCTTTAAATGTGAAAgagttttagaaaaacaaaaacaaagaaaagaagcaaactacAACTACATCAACATGAACTAAAACTGTACCTTTACAAACACTTGAATAATATCTGGCTCTAGGTTTTATAAagtaattttctcttctttgtttctATCCTACTTTATTCGCGGGCCCCCTGGGGGAAAGTTTACTTTTTCAacaattattttcttgttttttcgatttttaactttattttgaccGGGAGTATAGGTACAGAGAAACAGTGggagttaaaagaaaagcaataaGTATTTATATCAAGGTGGGAGTAATTACGTTCAGGGTTCGGCTTTTTATTAGTTTCGTTCATCCTTAAAGGAAGACTTTTAAATCACGAGATTTGAGGTTTCATTcagcaaagaaaacagaaaatgcCATCTTTAATTCAAATACAGCCAACAAACGATCAAACTTCTAGAGAAGATTCGTCAAACCTGGAACACAAAGATATTGACGAACGGCTCCTCATAACAATTGGTGAAATATACAGCCCCGTACTAAAAGGGATGAGATGGTTTGGTTTCTACTTTCGAGATGCATCCCTAAGACATTTGTCCAGTGCGCGTGTAGCAGGGACTGGCAGGAAAAGGAACATTTTTACATTGCTCTATTGTGGTGTAGTACTCGCTGGTCATTGGTTTAATTTTGTGATGGCCTTTACTGACATCTTCTTTGGAAAAAGTCCTTTCGTCTTCATGATGTTTTGTGTATGGTGTCTTTTAATTGCACTCAATGGCTTGGTTTGCCTTTATGTGCTATGTGTATCTTTAACAGACACAGGCTACTCtcgatttaaaaattttattcttgacCTGAGTGCTTTAAACATCAGAGCAGATTtagaaaaattgatgaaaaaatcaagaaaaggAATGGCTGCATTTTGGATCTGGTTCTTTATATCTGGAGGCGGTATCttctttgtcaatttttatCTAAACCTGAAACTAGCAGCTCACAAGCCTTGGAATGCTTGGTCGGGCTTGAATatcttttctgtattttttctttttattggaACTGCTCAGTGGATCTTACCAATTCTGTTTCATCATATCACATGCGAAATACTTAAGGCATTGTTTGATGATTTGCATAAGAGGATGTCTTCCCGTGTATCTGCCGTCCCGACGGGTTTTGAGGCATTCAAGATGGAGCACCATAAGCTATGTGGAGTAGTCGCATCTGCTGACAAAGTGCTTTCACCTCTACTTCTTGAAATGGTTGGTCTGTACATCCCATTGCTGATTCTCAATTTATACGAGATAATCAACTCACCAAGTGGTgcagaaaaatatgaatttctGGCGTCCAATATCTTCTGGCTACtagtttcaatttctttcttatcAATGATAATGTTAACTGGCTCCAGCATTTCTGAAAAGGTAAGGTATAGGATGTTACCAAGGGTAAGCATAATTTTCACTACTCAGTACAGAGCCTGTTAAATTTCTACAGATGGAAACTGTTCAGTTGGTCTTTCATTTGCATAAATCTTAAAGCGTCGGGTCGCAACCTTCAATATTAACATTTTGAACTGTCCTTGCCAAACTATCTGGGGCTGTAGAGCATACCCTTAAGATCAGGCATTGGAAGTGTTTGCACCTATCTACAGATTAAATCCTAAACAGGCGCATTGTAAGTCTCTCCATAAGACCTCTAAACTCAGGTTCCAAGATAATAGTATTCTTGTCTCAGTATtgtattcttagttttattcttGTCTCAGAGATATAATGGTTTCCTTTACAGATCAACAGCTTCAAAGGGATTTTGCAAACTTTCCCCGTTTCAAAGGAGGACGAAGGGAAGGTAAGTTCCGTGTTGGGATACATTCTTGCAATAAATATGTTAATAATTTGTCTCTTGTTTTCAATCCCTGCCTTTACAACACcttctaaatgttttttttttacttattgtACTGAAGtctctttttaaaacaaatagtaatgttttcttttcttttaagttaCTGTTGTTTGTATTGGATCTTCAAGATGAGCCAAAAGGTCTGTCTCTTGGAGGTTTTGTTATCATCAACAAATCACTCTCCTTAACGGTAGGAACATCTCGCATTTGTTTGCATGTCGCCCATATTGAACTAAGAAAAATGCAACGTAACtcgcaaaatttaatttgtgcGCGTTTCACACATTAAAGCATCCAGTAAGGTGTATGTATCTTTTCAGATTGTCGGATTAATCATCTCCTACTTCACGGTGCTGTTATCGTTGCCAAGATGATTGTCAGGATTGAATATTTTGCTCTTCAGATAGGGATGGGAGCAGAATCCAACAAAGAGACTCCTACGCTTGCATCAAAAGAGACAGTAACACGTTGTTTTATAgatgaaaattgttatttcaatttgcccttcaggaaaataaaacacgagaaaacgtttcaagaaaaaacaaataaaataaggtAAACGAAATAATTACAGTGAACCCATCCACTTGGATTTGAATGGAGGCTCCTGGTTGATTATCTTTTCACTGCTTCGTCCAGATGCCTATAACACGTATTGCTATTAAGCTTGAAAACTTCACGAACTAAAGTCAAAGTGTTTGTGGctcgtataatttttttgccataAAGCAACAATACGATATAACtgtaaaatgaatttatatcGAACTCTAATCACGGCATGGATTTTTGACCGAGATCCAAATCACACTCTTAAGATAATTTATACCGCTGTTGAGGGGATTAAACTTATGTTGGTTTTCCCGTCTCGCATATGAATATTTAGGGtttaaaaaggataaaaaagtggaaaaaatgaCTTTGGTTTCACAATTAAGTGAACAAATTattaaacaagaaaattgaataaaaaaaccTGCACGAGTGTACGTAATTTCACGTAATGTCCCACACGAGCTGCATATTGTATTTCgatttgtgaatttttaatttaataaatcTTGCTCGATTAGTCGATTGCGGACTGATAGATTAGTTTAAATTGAGTCCAGTATGAGTGAATAGGAGAATTTATAAGGCATACAGCGCTCTAATGGAAACACTTCAGGTAGCTACTGTATGATAGAGTTGTAGCGTAAGACCATGCGATGCGTTCATCTCGTCTCAAGATCCTGATCTGAACTCCTTCTTCGATCAGAATTGCTGCAACCAGAGAATGTCGATCTTAACAAGTTTATACTCCGtatttaaagaaagaagaaacgaCTTACCTTAATGCAGAGGGAGAGTAGCTAATATTCAGTAATAATTTTGAGATTTTGTTCTTTATTATGATTATATTATCAGTCAAAATTCAGCCAGTATAAGTGCAAACTAATGCAATGCATATGGCATATATCTTGCCAAAGACAGAGAGGATTACCTTTGTCGACTGCTGAACCTGGTCCAAAGttaacataagaaaaaaaatcaggaattTAATGAAGGAAACACAGTATGTTTCCATGAGACCAATCAGATTTGGAAGTTCAACATTTAGAAACTTCTCAGGCTACTCAATTGAATCTTATGGTGCTTTCTTCAAGTCATGTAATCATAATACACATTTGACactcaaatttttaattctatattgaaatttgaaatgt containing:
- the LOC131791464 gene encoding uncharacterized protein — its product is MPSLIQIQPTNDQTSREDSSNLEHKDIDERLLITIGEIYSPVLKGMRWFGFYFRDASLRHLSSARVAGTGRKRNIFTLLYCGVVLAGHWFNFVMAFTDIFFGKSPFVFMMFCVWCLLIALNGLVCLYVLCVSLTDTGYSRFKNFILDLSALNIRADLEKLMKKSRKGMAAFWIWFFISGGGIFFVNFYLNLKLAAHKPWNAWSGLNIFSVFFLFIGTAQWILPILFHHITCEILKALFDDLHKRMSSRVSAVPTGFEAFKMEHHKLCGVVASADKVLSPLLLEMVGLYIPLLILNLYEIINSPSGAEKYEFLASNIFWLLVSISFLSMIMLTGSSISEKINSFKGILQTFPVSKEDEGKLLLFVLDLQDEPKGLSLGGFVIINKSLSLTIVGLIISYFTVLLSLPR
- the LOC131791377 gene encoding steroid 17-alpha-hydroxylase/17,20 lyase-like, which gives rise to MALFAEHLCLTNVVFAVLLVFMIYLLVEFYQFRGMPPGPRLTNLPFIGNLFSFDFDATTFQDAVVSLRKKYGRLFSLKLGSYKFVIAGSTEAVREVLVTKSSEYGGRPKTYSLRTLSLGFKNIAFTDGLSWKIHRRILISALRQHISNTAFIEERVTYTASKLLRFLEEQQQKDFDPADFLNQCIVEVLGRIIFGNDWDLSDPQINDLIHRNELGLKSYKDFQAMMFLDFFPLSQLFPFSSRKKIFGIFLSTLEIIRLKLRERMVTFDPQVPSSNLMDALLHAQKEAMEETETNEIKASLFSEDHLINTIQDMLTAGYETTAHALIFALGYLVQYPDYQYDIQKQLDDVVGRRRMPQLEDRPRLPLIHATIMESLRLGNVVPQALPHRATRDTFLCGYRVPKDTIVYPDTEAIHLDPACWKEPRLFNPYRHLDKDGNLITNQGNFYPFGAGRRVCPGETLAKLEMFVLLSWMLHKFTFLPEEGKGPPTITHRRAITQYPAPFKIRAMKRN